From Candidatus Mycalebacterium zealandia:
GTCTTTGAACTTCTGGGTGATTCGAGCAAAGCAAAATTGGAACTGGGATGGGAACCGAAAGTTTCTTTTGAAAAACTGGTGGAAATTATGTGCGTCAGTGAACTACGGAGAAATTCCTAGGAAATTACGGCGAACCACCGGAGACACTAATAAAAACTCAAAAACGGGTTTGATTCCCTTTCAATGCCGATTGTCGTTTCGGGACCGTGTCCGGAAAGCACTCTGTATGAATCCGGATAGACGAGCAATTTTTCATTTATTGAGCCCACAAGCTCCTCCATTGTCGTTCCGCCGGTCAGGTCAACCCTTCCTACACTTCCCGCGAAAAGCGTGTCGCCCGAAATAATCACATCCTCCACAACAAAGCAGATGCTTCCCCATGTGTGCCCCGGCACAAGAAGCACATCGGCTTGAAGTCCGCCTATGGCGATTTTCCGCCCCTCCTCAACATACTCCTCAACTTCGGGTGTCTCAACATCGCCGAATGCGGGATATCTCCGGCACGCCTCGGGAAGAATGTCCAGAACGGGCTGCTCTTTTTCGTGAATGCTGAAAGGAACGCCGAGAATGTTCTTCGCGGTCTGCACTCCGGCAACATGGTCTATGTGCGTATGCGTGTTGATTATGCGTTTTATTTTAAGGCCGGTCCTCTCAATTTCCGCCATTATTTCAACTATCTGCTCGCCGGGGTCTATTAAAATACCCTCGCCCGAATCCTCATCGCCAAGTATGTAACAGTTTGTGAGAAACATACCCCCTGGTACGCATTTGATTATCATATGACCGCTCCGTTTGGGGTCTAGACTACACTTGCGGCAGGGGCGCGTCAAAACTACGGGGGTCGTCAGGGCGAAATCTCAAAAAGAGCCCACTTGCCGTTGCGGACCACACTGTGGAACGGCCCCAGAGAGCTAAAACGGCTTATCCTCTCCCCTCTTGTGAGCAGGTACCTGTAACAGCATTTGTAATCCGCCGGGTTGTTTGAGCGGAGAACCGCAAGCATTTTCCGTGTTCGCTCCGAGTCGTTGTAGTGGATTGGGAACGCCGGCAAATTGTCTATGAAATACGGGAACACGCCGCCGCCAATAAGGAAGTGGTAGTATTCGGGAACATGATTGTGGAACTGATAGAAATAGACGGGGTCAAGGTGGGCGCTTTTCCCGTCCTCAACAACGGGTAACACGGCGGAGTTTTTTTCCATGCGCGAAATAACCGGGTGGGCTTCGGCTATTTCGTTTGACAGCTTGTAGTGTAACGCCCCCTGCCACAAAGCCGTCGAGACAATCAACACGGCGAAAACCCTCCCCGCGAAACGGCACATCGGCAGGCTTGAAAGAACAACCGCGCCGAGAAAATAAACAACTGCGACCAAGCGGATGTTGAAATACGTGTAAGGAGCGCCGGGGCTAAACGGAAGCGCAAGAAATCCCGCCGAAACAATTAGAAAAAGCGTGAGGTCGCGCCGAGAAAAACGTGTTTTTGAACCCGCACGCGCTAAGGCGTAAGCAAGAAAAACCCCCACGGCACCCCACAAGACAACAGAAATCCAGTCGGGTCCGTCCGTGATTTTCATCCCGGTGAACATGAGAAGGAAAAATTTTATGGTTGCGGAAAAAGACCACCAGTGCGGCTCAAACTCAAAGCCGCTGCGCGAACTTGAAAACAGATACCAGAGCGCGAAAAACAGCGCGAAGCCGCCCGTGAGAAAAACAGCGCGCAAAAACTCCCACCCGCGCTTGAACAGGCAGACCGCTCCCGCAAGAACAATGTAAATTGCGCAAGCAAACGGATGACAGAAGAAAATAACCGCCTGAAAAAACAGATGGCGCGAAAGGTTGCGCGGAGTAAGCCGCTTTTCCGTCACGGAATCAAAATGCCGCAAAGCGAGCATAAGAACCGGAACGGAAATGAAATATCCCATCAGCCCGATTATGTACAACTGGTTGAAGGAGAGCGGAAAAAGCGCGAGCAGAACCCACGGAACATTCTCCCGTGCGCGGGATTGTGACAGCACAAACGCCGTGACCAGACACACGTAGAGCGAGAGAAACAACCGTCCCGCCGCCTCTATACCGACATACGGCTCAAAAGCGCGGAGAAACCAGAAAGTGAAAGAGTATGGGCCGTAGCTGTTACGGAGTTCAAAAAAATCAGCCCAGTTGTAAGCCGGATTTTCAAAGGTTGAAGCGGCAAAACCAACCAGCATCCTCATCGGGTAGTCCTGAAGCGCCGGAAACTCCGGCAACCAAACAAGCGCAAGATAAAATGCCAGAAGAGCAAAAACAAAAACGCGGAAATCTTTCAGGCCTTCGCGGGTGGGCGCGAACGCGTATTTGAAAGCCGAATCAGGCAACTTCTAATTGCCCCATGTTTTTTTCAAATAGTCTTCCCTGCCCGACCCTTTCTTATATCTCCCGTAATGAACAGGGTTTTTCTTGTAGTAATCCTGATGATATTCTTCGGCGCGCCAGAAAAGGGTCGCGGGAACAATTTGAGTTACCACGGGCCGCGAAAACTTGCCCGAATCGGCAAGTTCCTGTTTTGATTTTTCCGCAAGGCGTTTCTGCTCATTGTCGTGATAAAAAATCGCCGTTCTGTATTGCTTTCCCTTGTCGGCAAACTGCCCGGTCGGGTCAGTGGGGTCTATGTTAATCCAGAAAATCTGAAGCAACTCCTCATATGAAATCTTTTCCGGGTCGTAGAAAACTTCAACCGCTTCGGCGTGTTCCGTGAGCCCGTATGAAACCTGTTCGTACGTGGGATTTTCCTCCTCGCCTCCCTGATAGCCGGCATGGACGTAAACCACTCCGTCGGCACGTTCAAAAGGCGGCTCCATGCACCAGAAACACCCGCCCGCAAAAGACGCACGGGAATAATTTTCAGAAAGTGAGACTAATTCACTCCGGGTTTTTTCCTCTCCCATTTTTTGTTTCTCTTCGCGGTCCGCGCCACAGGAAATAAAAAGCAGAAAAACCGGGGCAACGAGAAACACACTGAGAAAGGAGTTTCTCAAAATCCCCCCTAGTCGGGCTGCTGGGTGTAGCGCAGATACGGCTTTTTCGCGTCCCAGCCGTTTGGAAACAGTTTTTCCGCCTCTTCGTCCGAAACTGCCGGAATTATGATGACATCGTCCCCCTGTTTCCAGTTTGCCGGAGTCGCCACCTTGTTTTTGTCGGTCATCTGCATGCTGTCAAGAACGCGCAAAATCTCATCAAAGTTTCTTCCGGTGCTTGCCGGGTAAGTCAAAGTCAAACGGATTTTCTTGTTCGGGTCTATGATGAAAACGCTACGCACGGTCATCGTGTCATTGGCGGACGGATGGATCATTCCGTAAAGGTCGGCAACCTGCCTGTCCGCATCCGCAAGCATCGGGAAATTAACCGCCGCCCCTTGAGTTTCTTCAATGTCTGACTGCCAGTTTTTATGATCTTCAACACTGTCCACGGAAAGTCCGATAACCTTGACCCCCCTACGCTCAAACTCCTGTTTGATGCGGGCGACCTGACCAAGCTCGGTCGTGCAGACCGGAGTGAAGTCTTTGGGGTGTGAAAATAAAACCCCCCAACTGTCTCCAAGCCATTCGTGAAAATTGATTGTTCCTTCGGTTGATTCCTGAGTAAAATCAGGCGCTATATCTCCAAGCTGTAGTGACATGCCACACCCCCCTCTATTCAATCTGAAAATGTTAAGCGACTGTTACACTTTTTTCAAGGTAAACGTCCTGAACCGCGTGAAGCAGGGCAACGCCCTCTTTCATCGGTTTTTGAAACGCTTTTCTGCCGGTTATAAGCCCCATTCCGCCCGCTCTTTTGTTTATAACGGCGGTTCTGACCGCCTGTTGCAAATCGCCCCCGCCCGATGACGCGCCACCCGAATTTATGAGCCCTATCCTGCCCATGTAGCAGTTCATAACCTGATAGCGGGTAAGGTCTATGGGGTTTTCCGAAGTGAGCCGCGAATACACTTTGGAACTTGTTTTGCCAAATTTCAAAGCCGTGAAGCCGCCGTTGTTTTCGGGTTGCTTCTGCTTAACAATGTCGGCCTGTATGGTGGCGGCGAGGTGGTTTGCCTGCCCCGTAAGGTCGGCGGCAAGATGGTAGTCGGTTTTGTCTTTTTTGAACGCGGAGTTTCTCAAATACGCCCACAAAACCGTAACAAGCCCAAGTTCGTGAGCGCGCGCAAACGCGCCGGAAATCTCTTCAATCTGCCGTGCGCTCTCGTCTGAGCCGTAATAAATTGTCGCGCCAACCGCGACCGCTCCCATATCAAAAGCCTGCTCAACGCTTCCGAAAAGCGTTTGGTCGTATTTTTCGGGATAGGTAAGAAGTTCGTTGTGGTTGATTTTGACTATAAAGGGGATCTTATGCGCGTATGTTCTTGCCACAGTGCCCAGAACGCCGAGAGTTGAAGCGACCGCGTTACAACCGCCCTCAATAGCGAGGCGTACGATGTTTTCAGGGTCAAAATAGTCCGGCGCGGGCGCGAAAGACGCTCCGGCGGAGTGCTCAACCCCTTGGTCAACGGGCAGGATTGACACATAGCCCGTGCCGCCGAGCCGTCCGGAACCGAGAATCTGCGATAAGTTCCTCATAACGGCGGGCGAGCGGTCCGTACGCGAGAAAATCCTGTCAATGTAATCGGGACCGGGCAGATGCAGACCGGATTGCGGAACCTTGCATTCGTGATTGAGAAGCGCGTCCGCTTCGGAGCCGAGAAGTTCTGTTATGCGGTCTATTTGCGACATAGGGATAGGGTCGGAAACTGAACAGAGGTTACCACAATCACCCTTACTTTTCATCCAGAATGGAGATACCCGGCAGGCTGTCGCCGCCGAGGAAGGTTAGAGACGCTCCGCCGCCGGTGGATACGTGGCTGAGTTCGCTGCCGAGAACCTCGGCTTTGCGTATTGCGGCTATGCTTTCGCCGCCGCCCGCAACGGTTGTCGCTCCGCGCCATGTTGCCAGCGCCATTGCACGCGCCACCTGAGTTGTGCCGTTTGAAAATCCGTCAAACTCAAAAACTCCCATGGGTCCGTTCCAGAATATGGTTTTTTTACCCTTTATATGCGAAATGAACTGGACAATTGCCTTGGGGCCAATGTCAAAACCTTTGAGGTGGTCCGGAATATCGCCCTCAATAAGAACGGGGTTTTTTGAAATCTCTGTGTCCTCGACGGCGACATGGTCGCACGGAAGAGCTATCTTGTTGCCAAAATCCTTTATGGCGCTCCGCGCCCAGTCAACCATTTCATCCTCAACAATTGACTGCCCGATGCTGATTCCCTGAGCCTTGAGAAATGTGTAGGCGACTCCGCCGCCGATAATAATCTGGTCGGCTTTCTCAAGCAGGTTTTCAAGAGCTCTTATCTTGTCTTTGATTTTCGCCCCGCCCACAATAACCAGATAGGGTCTTTCGGGATTCTCAATCAATGTGTTGAAAAAATCCACTTCTTTGTCCACGACAAAACCGGCGAGCTTTTTCTCGAAATATTCGGCAACGCCGTAGGTTGAAGCGTGTCTGCGGTGAGAAGTGCCGAATGCGTCATTGACATAGATGTCGGCAAGCCCGGAAAGTTTGCGACAAAACTCCTGATCACACTGTTTCTCTTCGGGGTGAAACCTCAGGTTTTCAAGAAAAAGAACCTCGCCCTCTTCCAGAGACGCAACCTGCTTTTCCACTTCGCCATTGACAACCTTGCCCGGAAACTTTACGGGCTTGCCAAGCAACTCACCAAGCAATTCCGCCACCGGAACAAGCGAGAGGGATTGCGAAAATCTGCCCGCCGGACGCCCCAGATGAGACGCGAGAATAACTTTCGCACCGCGTTCAATTAGGTAGTCAATGGTCGGCAGAGAGCGCCGGATTCTGTAATCTTCGCTGATTTTTCCGCCTTTGATGGGAACATTGAAATCAACTCTGACGAAAAATCTCTTTCCCCGTATTTCTGAATCGGACAGGTCGGAAACGACCATTTTTGACTTCAATTTCCGCGCTCCGCAATAAGTGCGACAAGGTCGTTTACTCTTGAAGAATAGCCATACTCATTGTCATACCACGCAATAACCTTGACCAGATTTCCGTCCGTAACGGATGTGAGGTATGGGTCAAAAGCCGCAGACTCAGTGCTCCCGACCAAATCCGTTGAAACAAGTTCGCTCTCAAGATAGCCGACAAATCCCGCGAGTTCGTTCTCAGATGCTTTTTTGAACGCGCCGTTCACTTCCTCTGCGGTGGTCGGGTTTTTTACTTCGCATGAAAAATCCACAAGTGAAACGTTGGGAGTTGGAACCCTTATCGCCATCGCGGACAGTTTGCCTTTTAGTTCGGGAAAAACCACCTGAATCACTTCCGCCGCTCCCGTTGAGGTGGGAATGATTGACTGCGCGGCGGCACGCGCGCGGCGCAAATCGGAGTGCGGGGCATCATGTATGCGCTGGTCGCTTGTGTATGAATGGACGGTCGTCATCTCCCCTTTTTTGACGGTGAAATTTTTGTGAAGAACTTTCACGAGCATGCTGAAGCAATTTGTCGTGCATGAGGCGTTTGAGATAATGTGGTGTTTTTCGGGGTCGTAACTGTCGCCGTTGACTCCGAGCACGGTTGTGAGGTCAACCTCGCCCTTTGCCGGAGCAGTTATAACAACTTTGCCAACGGTTTCGCCGAGGTGGGCGGCGGCTTCGGAGCGGCTTCGGAATATACCCGTTGATTCAACCACGATGTTCGCTTCGCACTCGCTCCAATCTATGTCGGACGGGTTTCTTTCCGAAAAAATCCTTATGAATTTTCCGTCCACTTCCATTCCGCCGTCCCGCGCCGTCACTTCGCCGGGATACGTGCCGAAAACCGAATCGTATTTGAAAAGATGAGCCAGCGTTTCCGGCGGGGCAATGTCGTTGACGGCGACAAAATCAAGATTTTTGTTGTGCAGACCCGCTTTCAGAACGCTACGACCTATTCTGCCGAATCCGTTTATTCCCACCTTGGTTTTCATTGAAAGTATTCCGACCCGTGAAGAGTTCCAATATTATCACCCGCCACGCAAACTCTCAAATAATGGGAGCGCTTAGGATTTTCACTTCGGGCTTCCTCATGTAGTATCTGCTTTTATGAAAACAGTAAAAACAGCGGTTTTTGGAGCGAGCGGATACACGGGCGGCGAACTGTTGCGCCTGCTCGCCGGACACGCAAGCGCGAAAACCGTGTGGGCGACGGCGGATAAAAACGCGGGCAAGCGCGTCTCGGAGATATTTCCGTCTCTTGCGGGCGCGGCTGACCTCAAACTGCGCCCTTCGGACCCGAAACTTCTGCCAGACGGAATTGATGTGATTTTCACCGCGCTTCCGCACGGAAATTCATCGCGGATAATGAAGCGGCTTTTGAAAACCGGCGCCAAGGTTGTTGACCTCGGCGCGGATTTCAGGATTTCGCCCACGAACTACAAAAAATGGTACGGCTCGCACCCATGCCCCGAACTCATAAAAACCGCGTGCTACGGAATGGCGGAGCTCAACGGAGAAAAAATCGCGCGCGCGTGCCTTGTGGCAAATCCGGGCTGCTACCCGACAGGCGCGACTCTGGCTCTTGCGCCGTTTGTGAAAATGATGGCTGAAGACCGCGTAACCATAGACTCAAAATCCGGAGTGAGCGGAGCGGGCAGAACTTCTCAGCCTGAACTTATGTTTGGAGAGGTGAACGAATCCGTAACACCCTACAAAGTGAACTTCCACAGGCATATGCCCGAAATTGAGGAAACCCTTGCGTCCTTGCGTGGAAAGAAAACGGTTGTGGACTTCACTCCGCATCTTATCCCTATGGACAGGGGAATTCTTACAACCGCGTATATCCGGCTCAAAAACAAAACCACCGCGAACGCGCTTGCGGCGGCGGCGGAAAAGTTTTACAAAAACAGCCGTTTTGTGCGAATCTGTCTGGCGGGCAAATACCCTTCAACCGCCGCTGTGCGGGCGTCAAACTACTGCGACATAGGAGTCGCGGTATCGCGCGATGGCAAAACCGCGACCGTAATCTCCGCCATAGATAACCTCACCAAAGGCGCGGCGGGACAGGCAATTCAGAATATGAACCTGATGTTCGGTTTAGACGAAAACGAAGGGCTCAAAGGCGTACCGGTTTTTCCGTAAGAATTCAGCGTCTTTCCATTCTCGCAAGACACTTTTCAAGCGCATTTTTGAGTTTTTCAATATCGGCGTTTTTCGTAAATCTGCCCATGCTGACGCGCAGGCACGAAGCGGCTTTTTCCTCTCCGAGCCCCATCGCGAGCAAAACCTTGGACGGATCAACGTTGCCCTCGGAGCACGCCGAGCCATTTGAAACCGAAATGCCCTCAATATCAAGAGCGATAACAAGCGCCTCGCCGTCAATTCCGTCAATTCCAAAATTTGAAGTGTTGGCGACCCGCTCCACCGACTTTCCGTTTATCCAACTCCCTTCAATCCGGGAGAGAACAAAACTCTCAAAATCATCTCTCATCTCCGCGACTCTTTTCATATCCGCCGTGCTTTCACCGTGCGCTATCTCGCAAGCCTTGCCAAAACCCGCGATTGCCGCCACATTTTCCGTGCCGCTGCGCCTGCCCCTTTCCTGCCCGCCGCCGTGAATGAGCGGCTCCGGCACGACGCCCTTCCTCACAAAAACCACGCCCGCACCCTTGGGACCGTAAAGTTTGTGGGAAGACACCGAGGCTAAATCAACAGACAGGGTCGCCAAATCAACCGGTATTTTCCCGGCCGCCTGAGTGATATCGGCATGAAAAAAAGCGCCGCATTCTTTCGCGATTTCCGCAGCGCTTTCAATCGGCATAACCACACCGGTTTCGTTGTTCACATACATACATGAAACAAGCGCGGTCTGTTCGCTGACACAATTTTTTAGCACGTCCATATCGGCAACGCCATCCGAATCAACCGGAACAACAGTCA
This genomic window contains:
- a CDS encoding MBL fold metallo-hydrolase, with protein sequence MIIKCVPGGMFLTNCYILGDEDSGEGILIDPGEQIVEIMAEIERTGLKIKRIINTHTHIDHVAGVQTAKNILGVPFSIHEKEQPVLDILPEACRRYPAFGDVETPEVEEYVEEGRKIAIGGLQADVLLVPGHTWGSICFVVEDVIISGDTLFAGSVGRVDLTGGTTMEELVGSINEKLLVYPDSYRVLSGHGPETTIGIERESNPFLSFY
- the msrA gene encoding peptide-methionine (S)-S-oxide reductase MsrA; translation: MGEEKTRSELVSLSENYSRASFAGGCFWCMEPPFERADGVVYVHAGYQGGEEENPTYEQVSYGLTEHAEAVEVFYDPEKISYEELLQIFWINIDPTDPTGQFADKGKQYRTAIFYHDNEQKRLAEKSKQELADSGKFSRPVVTQIVPATLFWRAEEYHQDYYKKNPVHYGRYKKGSGREDYLKKTWGN
- a CDS encoding peroxiredoxin; this translates as MSLQLGDIAPDFTQESTEGTINFHEWLGDSWGVLFSHPKDFTPVCTTELGQVARIKQEFERRGVKVIGLSVDSVEDHKNWQSDIEETQGAAVNFPMLADADRQVADLYGMIHPSANDTMTVRSVFIIDPNKKIRLTLTYPASTGRNFDEILRVLDSMQMTDKNKVATPANWKQGDDVIIIPAVSDEEAEKLFPNGWDAKKPYLRYTQQPD
- a CDS encoding class I fructose-bisphosphate aldolase, whose product is MSQIDRITELLGSEADALLNHECKVPQSGLHLPGPDYIDRIFSRTDRSPAVMRNLSQILGSGRLGGTGYVSILPVDQGVEHSAGASFAPAPDYFDPENIVRLAIEGGCNAVASTLGVLGTVARTYAHKIPFIVKINHNELLTYPEKYDQTLFGSVEQAFDMGAVAVGATIYYGSDESARQIEEISGAFARAHELGLVTVLWAYLRNSAFKKDKTDYHLAADLTGQANHLAATIQADIVKQKQPENNGGFTALKFGKTSSKVYSRLTSENPIDLTRYQVMNCYMGRIGLINSGGASSGGGDLQQAVRTAVINKRAGGMGLITGRKAFQKPMKEGVALLHAVQDVYLEKSVTVA
- the pgk gene encoding phosphoglycerate kinase; the protein is MVVSDLSDSEIRGKRFFVRVDFNVPIKGGKISEDYRIRRSLPTIDYLIERGAKVILASHLGRPAGRFSQSLSLVPVAELLGELLGKPVKFPGKVVNGEVEKQVASLEEGEVLFLENLRFHPEEKQCDQEFCRKLSGLADIYVNDAFGTSHRRHASTYGVAEYFEKKLAGFVVDKEVDFFNTLIENPERPYLVIVGGAKIKDKIRALENLLEKADQIIIGGGVAYTFLKAQGISIGQSIVEDEMVDWARSAIKDFGNKIALPCDHVAVEDTEISKNPVLIEGDIPDHLKGFDIGPKAIVQFISHIKGKKTIFWNGPMGVFEFDGFSNGTTQVARAMALATWRGATTVAGGGESIAAIRKAEVLGSELSHVSTGGGASLTFLGGDSLPGISILDEK
- the gap gene encoding type I glyceraldehyde-3-phosphate dehydrogenase; translation: MKTKVGINGFGRIGRSVLKAGLHNKNLDFVAVNDIAPPETLAHLFKYDSVFGTYPGEVTARDGGMEVDGKFIRIFSERNPSDIDWSECEANIVVESTGIFRSRSEAAAHLGETVGKVVITAPAKGEVDLTTVLGVNGDSYDPEKHHIISNASCTTNCFSMLVKVLHKNFTVKKGEMTTVHSYTSDQRIHDAPHSDLRRARAAAQSIIPTSTGAAEVIQVVFPELKGKLSAMAIRVPTPNVSLVDFSCEVKNPTTAEEVNGAFKKASENELAGFVGYLESELVSTDLVGSTESAAFDPYLTSVTDGNLVKVIAWYDNEYGYSSRVNDLVALIAERGN
- a CDS encoding N-acetyl-gamma-glutamyl-phosphate reductase, whose amino-acid sequence is MKTVKTAVFGASGYTGGELLRLLAGHASAKTVWATADKNAGKRVSEIFPSLAGAADLKLRPSDPKLLPDGIDVIFTALPHGNSSRIMKRLLKTGAKVVDLGADFRISPTNYKKWYGSHPCPELIKTACYGMAELNGEKIARACLVANPGCYPTGATLALAPFVKMMAEDRVTIDSKSGVSGAGRTSQPELMFGEVNESVTPYKVNFHRHMPEIEETLASLRGKKTVVDFTPHLIPMDRGILTTAYIRLKNKTTANALAAAAEKFYKNSRFVRICLAGKYPSTAAVRASNYCDIGVAVSRDGKTATVISAIDNLTKGAAGQAIQNMNLMFGLDENEGLKGVPVFP
- a CDS encoding aminotransferase class V-fold PLP-dependent enzyme — translated: MGSVYLDYNATTPLEPRVRKEMEFFFAQSFGNPSSVHSHGREARAALDAARERVADFLGGAPSDFVFTSGGSESNNFAVKGAALAREERRHIVTTAVEHSSCREAFEFLRARGFGVTVVPVDSDGVADMDVLKNCVSEQTALVSCMYVNNETGVVMPIESAAEIAKECGAFFHADITQAAGKIPVDLATLSVDLASVSSHKLYGPKGAGVVFVRKGVVPEPLIHGGGQERGRRSGTENVAAIAGFGKACEIAHGESTADMKRVAEMRDDFESFVLSRIEGSWINGKSVERVANTSNFGIDGIDGEALVIALDIEGISVSNGSACSEGNVDPSKVLLAMGLGEEKAASCLRVSMGRFTKNADIEKLKNALEKCLARMERR